From one Physeter macrocephalus isolate SW-GA chromosome 18, ASM283717v5, whole genome shotgun sequence genomic stretch:
- the MCM2 gene encoding DNA replication licensing factor MCM2, with protein IENLEDLKGHSVREWVSMAGPRLEIHHRFKNFLRTHVDGRGHNVFKERISDMCKENRESLVVNYEDLAAREHVLAYFLPEAPAELLRIFSEAALEVVLAMYPKYDRIASRIHVRISHLPLVEELRSLRQLHLNQLIRTSGVVTSCTGVLPQLSMVKYNCNKCGFVLGPFCQSQNQEVKPGSCPECQSAGPFEVNMEETIYQNYQRIRIQESPGKVAAGRLPRSKDAILLADLVDSCKPGDEIELTGIYHNNYDGALNTANGFPVFATVILANHVAKKDNKVAVGELTDEDVKMITSLSKDQQIGEKIFASIAPSIYGHEDIKRGLALALFGGEPKNPGGKHKVRGDINVLLCGDPGTAKSQFLKYIEKVSSRAIFTTGQGASAVGLTAYVQRHPVSREWTLEAGALVLADRGVCLIDEFDKMNDQDRTSIHEAMEQQSISISKAGIVTSLQARCTVIAAANPIGGRYDPSLTFSENVDLTEPIISRFDVLCVVRDTVDPVQDEMLARFVVGSHIRHHPSNKEDGGVGGALEPPMPNTYGVEPLPQEVLKKYIIYAKEKVHPKLNQMDQDKVAKMYSDLRKESMATGSIPITVRHIESMIRMAEAHARIHLRDYVMEDDVNMAIRVMLESFVDTQKFSVTRSMRKTFARYLSFRRDNNELLLFILKQLVAEQVTYQRNRFGAQQDTIEVPEKDLVDKARQINIHNLSAFYDSELFRMNKFTHDLKRKMILQQF; from the exons ATCGAGAACCTGGAGGACCTGAAGGGCCACTCGGTGCGCGAGTGGGTGAGCATGGCCGGCCCGCGACTGGAGATCCACCACCGCTTCAAGAACTTCCTGCGCACCCACGTGGACGGCCGCGGCCACAACGTCTTCAAGGAGCGCATCAGCGACATGTGCAAAG AGAACCGCGAGAGCCTGGTGGTGAACTACGAGGACCTGGCCGCCAGGGAGCACGTCCTGGCCTACTTCCTGCCCGAGGCGCCGGCGGAGCTGCTGCGCATCTTCAGCGAGGCCGCCCTGGAGGTGGTGCTGGCCATGTACCCCAAGTATGACCGCATCGCCAGCCGCATCCACGTGCGCATCTCCCACCTGCCCCTGGTGGAGGAGCTGCGCTCGCTCAG GCAGCTGCACCTGAACCAGCTGATCCGCACCAGCGGGGTGGTGACCAGCTGCACGGGCGTCCTGCCGCAGCTCAGCATGGTCAAGTACAACTGCAACAAGTGTGGCTTCGTGCTGGGGCCTTTCTGCCAGTCCCAGAACCAGGAGGTGAAGCCGGGCTCCTGCCCTGAGTGCCAGTCAGCCGGCCCCTTCGAGGTCAACATGGAGGAG ACCATCTACCAGAACTACCAGCGCATCCGAATTCAGGAGAGTCCTGGCAAAGTGGCGGCCGGCCGGCTGCCCCGCTCCAAGGATGCCATCCTCCTCGCGGACCTGGTGGACAGCTGCAAGCCGGGAGACGAGATA GAGCTGACGGGCATCTACCACAACAACTACGATGGGGCTCTCAACACCGCCAACGGCTTTCCCGTCTTCGCCACTGTCATCCTAGCCAACCACGTGGCCAAGAAGGACAACAAGGTGGCCGTGGGCGAGCTGACTGACGAGGACGTGAAGATGATCACCAGCCTCTCCAAGGACCAGCAGATTGGGGAGAAG atcTTTGCCAGCATCGCTCCTTCCATCTACGGGCACGAAGACATCAAGCGaggcctggctctggctctgttTGGAGGGGAGCCCAAAAACCCCG GCGGCAAGCACAAGGTGCGAGGTGACATCAATGTGCTCCTGTGTGGAGATCCCGGCACGGCCAAGTCTCAGTTCCTCAAGTACATCGAGAAAGTGTCCAGCAGAGCCATCTTCACCACCGGCCAGGGGGCCTCGGCCGTGGGCCTCACGGCATATGTCCAGCGGCACCCCGTCAGCAGGGAGTGGACCTTGGAGGCTGGGGCCCTGGTCCTGGCGGACCGAGGAGTGTGTCTTATCGATGAATTTGACAAG ATGAACGACCAGGACAGGACCAGCATCCACGAGGCCATGGAGCAGCAGAGCATCTCCATCTCCAAGGCCGGCATCGTCACCTCCCTGCAGGCCCGCTGCACCGTCATTGCTGCCGCCAACCCCATAG GTGGCCGCTACGACCCCTCGCTCACCTTTTCGGAGAACGTGGACCTCACGGAGCCCATCATTTCCCGCTTCGACGTCCTTTGTGTGGTGAGGGACACCGTGGACCCGGTCCAG GATGAGATGCTGGCCCGTTTCGTGGTCGGCAGCCACATCAGACACCACCCCAGCAACAAGGAGGATGGGGGCGTGGGGGGCGCCCTGGAGCCCCCCATGCCCAACACATATGGCGTGGAGCCCCTGCCGCAGGAGGTCCTGAAGAAGTACATCATCTACGCCAAGGAGAAGGTCCACCCGAAGCTCAACCAGATGGACCAGGACAAGGTGGCCAAGATGTACAGTGACCTGAGGAAGGAATCTATG GCCACGGGCAGCATCCCCATCACGGTGCGTCACATCGAATCCATGATCCGCATGGCTGAGGCCCACGCGCGCATCCACCTGCGGGACTACGTGATGGAGGATGACGTCAACATGGCCATCCGCGTGATGCTCGAGAGCTTCGTGGACACGCAGAAGTTCAGCGTCACGCGCAGCATGCGgaag ACTTTTGCCCGCTACCTGTCGTTCCGCCGGGACAACAACGAGCTGCTGCTCTTCATCCTGAAGCAGCTGGTGGCTGAGCAGGTGACGTATCAGCGCAACCGCTTCGGGGCCCAGCAGGACACGATTGAGGTGCCCGAGAAGGACTTGGTGGACAAG GCTCGTCAGATCAACATCCACAACCTGTCTGCCTTTTATGACAGTGAGCTCTTCAGGATGAACAAGTTCACGCACGACCTGAAACGCAAGATGATCCTTCAGCAGTTCTGA